The following are encoded together in the Streptococcus oralis genome:
- the pknB gene encoding Stk1 family PASTA domain-containing Ser/Thr kinase, whose translation MIQIGKIFAGRYRIVKQIGRGGMADVYLAKDLILDGEEVAVKVLRTNYQTDPIAVARFQREARAMADLDHPHIVRITDIGEEDGQQYLAMEYVAGLDLKRYIKEHYPLSNEEAVRIMGQILLAMRLAHTRGIVHRDLKPQNILLTPDGTAKVTDFGIAVAFAETSLTQTNSMLGSVHYLSPEQARGSKATFQSDIYAMGIIFYEMLTGHIPYDGDSAVTIALQHFQKPLPSVIAENPSVPQALENVVIKATAKKLSDRYQSVSEMYVDLSTSLSYNRRNEPKLVFDDASKADTKTLPKVPQSTLTSIPKAPAQEERPQPKKPTQPVAEPVPAPKPAKKRKFKARYMILLASLLLVAASLIWILSRTPATIPIPDVAGQTVAEAKEALKKSKFEAGEEKSEASDTVAEGRVIRTDPEAGSGRKEGTKVNLIVSSGKQSFQLSNYVGRKYTDVVAELKEKKVPENLIKMEEEESSESEPGTILRQTPASGSTYDLSKATTITLTVAKKVTSVSMPSYIGSSLEFTKNNLTQIVGVKEANIEVVEVSTPEGTKEGTVVDQTPKAGELVDLASTRIKLSIYKPKTPPSTSSSNPAQRGNQGSPTSPNQGNQQGNQQGNTPSSSSSNNEGSHESSRD comes from the coding sequence ATGATCCAAATCGGCAAGATTTTTGCCGGGCGGTATCGGATTGTCAAGCAGATTGGTCGAGGAGGCATGGCAGATGTATACTTGGCCAAGGATTTGATCCTAGACGGGGAAGAAGTTGCAGTGAAGGTCCTGAGGACCAACTACCAGACGGACCCGATTGCTGTGGCACGTTTCCAGCGTGAAGCGAGAGCCATGGCGGATCTGGACCATCCTCATATCGTTCGGATAACAGATATTGGTGAGGAAGATGGTCAACAGTACCTAGCTATGGAATACGTAGCAGGCCTTGACCTCAAGCGTTATATTAAAGAACACTATCCTCTTTCAAATGAAGAAGCGGTTCGGATCATGGGGCAAATCCTCTTGGCCATGCGCTTAGCCCATACTCGAGGAATCGTTCACCGGGATTTGAAACCTCAAAATATCCTCTTGACACCAGACGGCACAGCTAAGGTCACGGACTTTGGGATTGCCGTAGCCTTTGCGGAGACCAGTCTGACCCAGACCAACTCAATGTTAGGCTCCGTTCATTATTTGTCACCTGAACAAGCGCGTGGTTCTAAAGCGACCTTCCAGAGTGATATCTATGCAATGGGGATTATCTTCTATGAAATGCTGACGGGACATATCCCTTATGATGGGGATAGCGCGGTTACGATTGCCCTCCAGCATTTCCAGAAACCACTTCCGTCCGTCATAGCTGAAAACCCATCTGTCCCTCAGGCTTTAGAAAATGTTGTCATCAAGGCGACTGCTAAGAAGCTGTCAGACCGTTATCAGTCTGTTTCAGAAATGTATGTGGACTTGTCAACTAGCTTGTCTTATAATCGTCGGAATGAACCGAAACTGGTCTTTGACGATGCGAGTAAGGCAGACACTAAGACTTTACCTAAAGTTCCACAAAGTACACTGACATCGATTCCTAAAGCACCTGCGCAGGAAGAACGCCCTCAGCCAAAGAAACCGACTCAACCAGTGGCAGAACCGGTTCCAGCGCCAAAGCCAGCTAAGAAACGGAAATTTAAGGCTCGCTATATGATTCTTTTGGCCAGTCTTCTATTGGTTGCGGCCTCTTTAATCTGGATTTTGTCTAGAACACCTGCAACGATTCCCATTCCTGATGTGGCTGGACAAACCGTTGCAGAGGCCAAAGAAGCACTCAAAAAATCCAAGTTTGAAGCTGGTGAAGAGAAATCGGAGGCTAGCGATACAGTAGCGGAAGGACGCGTTATTCGAACGGATCCAGAAGCTGGTAGTGGCCGAAAAGAAGGAACCAAGGTCAATTTGATTGTTTCTTCTGGGAAGCAATCTTTCCAATTGAGCAATTACGTCGGACGTAAGTATACGGATGTTGTAGCCGAACTCAAGGAGAAGAAGGTTCCTGAAAATCTAATCAAGATGGAAGAGGAAGAATCCAGCGAAAGTGAACCTGGAACCATCCTTAGACAGACTCCTGCTTCGGGTTCGACTTATGATCTCTCAAAAGCTACTACGATTACCTTAACAGTAGCTAAGAAGGTGACTAGTGTCAGCATGCCTAGCTACATCGGCTCAAGTCTTGAATTTACTAAGAATAATCTGACTCAGATTGTCGGTGTAAAAGAGGCTAATATCGAAGTTGTTGAAGTATCGACTCCTGAAGGAACAAAAGAGGGCACGGTTGTAGATCAAACGCCAAAAGCAGGAGAACTGGTTGATCTTGCAAGTACGCGTATCAAACTTTCCATCTACAAACCAAAAACACCACCATCAACTTCATCCTCTAATCCTGCCCAACGTGGGAACCAGGGTTCTC
- a CDS encoding Stp1/IreP family PP2C-type Ser/Thr phosphatase — protein MEIALLTDVGQKRTNNQDYVNHFVNRAGRTMIILADGMGGHRAGNIASEMAVTDLGVAWVDTQIDSVNEVREWFAHYLEIENQKIHQLGQDEAYRGMGTTLEAVAFIDNQAIYAHIGDSRIGLIRGEEYHQLTSDHSLVNELLKAGQLTPEEAETHPQKNIITQSIGQKDEIQPDFGMITLESGDYLLLNSDGLTNMISASEIYDIVTSDISLADKAATLIRFANNAGGLDNIAVALVYMNEEAAE, from the coding sequence ATGGAAATAGCATTATTAACAGATGTTGGTCAGAAACGGACAAATAATCAGGACTATGTCAATCACTTTGTCAACCGAGCAGGACGCACTATGATCATCTTGGCTGACGGGATGGGAGGACACCGTGCAGGAAATATCGCTAGTGAGATGGCGGTAACAGACCTCGGTGTGGCTTGGGTGGATACCCAAATTGACTCAGTAAATGAAGTTCGTGAGTGGTTTGCCCACTACCTGGAGATTGAAAATCAAAAAATTCATCAACTAGGTCAGGACGAAGCCTACAGAGGCATGGGAACAACGCTAGAAGCTGTTGCGTTTATTGACAACCAAGCCATCTATGCTCACATTGGGGATTCTCGTATCGGTTTGATTCGTGGAGAAGAATACCACCAGTTGACAAGTGACCATTCCTTGGTCAACGAATTGCTCAAGGCTGGTCAATTGACTCCAGAAGAAGCAGAAACTCACCCTCAAAAGAATATCATCACCCAGTCTATCGGACAAAAAGATGAAATCCAGCCAGATTTTGGGATGATTACACTGGAGTCAGGAGACTATCTCTTGCTCAATAGTGATGGTTTGACCAATATGATTTCGGCAAGCGAGATTTATGATATTGTAACCAGCGATATTTCCCTAGCAGACAAGGCGGCAACCCTCATTCGCTTCGCTAACAATGCAGGAGGTTTAGACAACATTGCGGTTGCCCTTGTTTACATGAACGAGGAGGCAGCAGAATGA